A single window of Candidatus Latescibacter sp. DNA harbors:
- a CDS encoding MBL fold metallo-hydrolase, whose protein sequence is MKASEGIHIVGSGRNGIAISNMFDSHVYLLENPGGHVMIDAGVGLEVDRITENIRREGFDPKEIGHLFMTHVHSDHAGGCAELKKRLGLKVYISKAEAPLLRTGDELGLALDVAKRDGFYPPDYFFPGCEPDVELAGGEKFTFDAFTLEAIHVPGHSPGSTCYLVKIGSRVCLFSGDVVVHGGKLMFLNCVGSDMADMRRSMPKLANLGVQEFYPGHGCIALSNGQNHINTAIEGLRHLVPPPNAL, encoded by the coding sequence CTCGAACATGTTCGACTCCCATGTCTATCTCCTGGAAAATCCCGGCGGCCATGTCATGATCGACGCCGGCGTGGGTCTAGAGGTCGACCGCATAACCGAAAACATCCGCCGGGAAGGCTTCGATCCTAAGGAAATAGGTCACCTGTTCATGACCCATGTTCATTCCGACCATGCCGGCGGCTGCGCGGAGCTTAAGAAGCGGCTGGGCCTCAAGGTGTATATTTCCAAAGCCGAAGCGCCGCTCCTGCGCACCGGCGATGAGCTTGGGCTGGCGCTCGATGTGGCAAAGCGCGATGGATTTTACCCTCCCGACTATTTCTTTCCGGGCTGCGAGCCTGATGTCGAGCTGGCCGGGGGCGAAAAATTCACGTTCGATGCGTTCACCCTGGAAGCCATCCATGTCCCCGGGCATTCGCCCGGTTCCACCTGCTACCTGGTGAAAATCGGAAGCCGGGTCTGCCTTTTCAGCGGCGATGTAGTCGTCCACGGCGGCAAGCTCATGTTCCTTAACTGCGTAGGCTCCGATATGGCGGATATGCGCCGCTCCATGCCGAAATTGGCCAATCTCGGAGTCCAGGAGTTCTATCCGGGGCATGGCTGCATCGCGCTTTCCAACGGCCAGAATCATATCAATACCGCCATCGAGGGACTGCGTCATCTGGTTCCTCCTCCCAACGCTTTGTAA